The Rhizoctonia solani chromosome 1, complete sequence sequence TGAGAGATGGGAATGGAATCATTGTATCTTTGTTTCCCCATTCCACCTAACATTGGGCATATTGCCAGAAGTTGTTTGTACAATTGAAGTaatagcgcctttcttggcgcgaCGAGTAGTGGGATCAATCATATATACATTATCTCCCACATTTAGACGTGTACAAGTGGGAGTGAGGTTGGGACTGGAAGTGGGGGCGGCAGAGGAAGGGGCACGAATAGTAGGGACCAATGGATTGGATAGGCGAGTGGATTCAATATGGTTTGCAATCTCCTCTGCCTTATCATAAACCTGTTGGGCTGTAGCAcaacgccattggaacattgTGGATAGCATAATGTCCTTGATGTCATTTTTGAGGCCGTCATAGTACTTGTCACGTAAGGTTTCGTCACTGTAGCCCAAGGACACTGAATACTGCTGGAATTCACGAGTGTATTCTTGAACCAAAGTTTTCTGTTGCAGATTATTCCATTTTTGACGGTACTTTTCATCACGGTTTGTGTCCACGTAATGCTTAGTGAATTTGGCCCAGAACACATCAACATTTTCCAAAAGTGGAACCGCCTCCCCCTAAAtaccttcctttccttataTGGGCAAACCCAATCTTCTGCTGCGCCTTCAAAATACGATGTTATCCACAAGATTTTCTCCTTGTGAGATCTATTGGCTCCTTTTGCTCTTATATAGGCTTGACATGCAATAATGAAATTGAGGGCGTCTTCTTTTTTGCCACTAAACTTATttggcttggcaaatttcaAATCGGAATTAGAAGACGTAGGGGCAGGTGGGGGATTGATAGTGGTGGCAGTGCCA is a genomic window containing:
- a CDS encoding Retrotransposon gag protein yields the protein MSFSQMSDCKVLDMVAQNMIILKKEFSQLQGAYEAQHDQIALLRAELEEHCDQSRNQHIFYSNQIQGAAASIQAVQDQLLHQSSSRSTVPPPPPPPSGTATTINPPPAPTSSNSDLKFAKPNKFSGKKEDALNFIIACQAYIRAKGANRSHKEKILWITSYFEGAAEDWVCPYKERKHYVDTNRDEKYRQKWNNLQQKTLVQEYTREFQQYSVSLGYSDETLRDKYYDGLKNDIKDIMLSTMFQWRCATAQQVYDKAEEIANHIESTRLSNPLVPTIRAPSSAAPTSSPNLTPTCTRLNVGDNVYMIDPTTRRAKKGAITSIVEWGNKDTMIPFPSLKKDEHPAAAAPIKSIIAPTPVLASNSKGPGPMDLDGRSFANLTCHVCGGKGHFARNCPSKPMSGHVANVEWSWERPKEENRIEVVSDEEELGKGKAKAD